A genomic window from Parvularcula sp. LCG005 includes:
- the infA gene encoding translation initiation factor IF-1 — protein MAKEELLEFSGTVEELLPNATFRVKLENDHEIIAHTAGKMRKNRIRVLAGDKVLVEMTPYDLTKGRITYRFK, from the coding sequence ATGGCTAAAGAAGAATTACTCGAGTTTTCCGGGACGGTGGAAGAACTCCTCCCCAATGCGACTTTTCGCGTAAAACTCGAGAATGACCATGAAATCATTGCCCACACTGCGGGCAAGATGCGCAAGAACCGGATCCGGGTCCTCGCTGGGGACAAGGTTCTTGTCGAAATGACTCCCTACGACCTGACCAAGGGCCGGATCACTTACCGCTTCAAATAG
- the cysN gene encoding sulfate adenylyltransferase subunit CysN, whose product MTTTPSDSDLIQSDVVAYLQKHENKSMLRFITCGSVDDGKSTLIGRLLYDSKMLYEDQVAALDMDSKKHGTQGAEIDFALLVDGLAAEREQGITIDVAYRFFSTDKRKFVVADTPGHEQYTRNMATGASTADVAILLVDARAGLMVQTRRHSFICSLVGIKHVVVAINKMDLVGYSEERFKEIEKDYREFAKNLGFESIVCIPMSALAGANVTENSEHTPYYKGPALLPYLEEIDISESDDAPFRFPVQWVNRPNLDFRGFSGTVASGTINVGDQIIAIPSGKRSVVESIVAMGDDSRTSASKREAVTITLEDEIDISRGDMICGKDAPAGQSDQFSVHMIWMADEPMLPGRQYLFKINNRTIAGVVTDLRNKIDVNTLEERPGKNVGLNEIAVCKINLQAPIAFDPYKDNRQTGSFIIIDRQTNATVGAGMIDHSLRRAANVVWQDLEVGKSERASIKMQKPALLWFTGLSGAGKSTIANLVEKRLHDMGRHTYILDGDNVRHGLNKDLGFTDADRVENIRRVAETAKLMVESGLIVLSAFISPFRDERQMARNLFEDGEFIEVHVNTPLDVAEQRDVKGLYKKARAGQIKNFTGIDSAYEPPMKPEIVINTVDMSAAEAAETIVKALEDGGYLTAN is encoded by the coding sequence ATGACCACGACCCCATCCGATAGCGATCTGATCCAGAGCGACGTCGTTGCTTATCTGCAGAAGCATGAGAACAAATCCATGCTGCGCTTCATCACCTGCGGCTCCGTGGATGATGGCAAATCGACCCTGATCGGTCGCCTGCTCTACGATTCCAAGATGCTGTACGAGGACCAGGTTGCGGCCCTCGATATGGATTCGAAAAAACACGGCACGCAAGGCGCGGAAATCGACTTTGCGCTCCTCGTCGACGGCCTCGCTGCAGAGCGCGAACAGGGCATCACGATCGACGTTGCCTATCGCTTTTTCTCGACCGACAAGCGCAAATTCGTGGTCGCCGACACACCGGGCCATGAACAGTACACGCGCAATATGGCGACAGGTGCTTCGACCGCCGACGTTGCCATCCTGCTCGTCGATGCGCGCGCAGGCCTGATGGTTCAGACTCGCCGCCACAGCTTCATTTGCTCCCTTGTCGGGATCAAACATGTGGTTGTCGCGATCAACAAGATGGACCTCGTCGGATATTCGGAAGAGCGCTTCAAGGAGATCGAGAAGGACTATCGCGAATTCGCCAAGAACTTGGGCTTTGAGTCGATTGTCTGCATTCCGATGTCGGCACTGGCCGGGGCGAACGTGACGGAAAACTCCGAGCACACCCCTTATTACAAGGGACCAGCGCTCCTCCCCTATCTCGAAGAAATCGACATCTCCGAGAGCGATGATGCGCCGTTCCGTTTCCCCGTGCAGTGGGTGAACCGTCCGAACCTCGACTTCCGCGGGTTCTCGGGCACGGTGGCCAGCGGCACGATCAATGTCGGTGACCAGATCATCGCGATCCCGTCGGGCAAACGCTCGGTGGTCGAAAGCATTGTCGCCATGGGTGACGACAGCCGTACATCCGCGTCCAAGCGCGAAGCGGTGACCATTACCCTCGAAGACGAGATCGATATTTCTCGCGGCGACATGATCTGCGGCAAGGATGCCCCTGCCGGGCAATCGGACCAGTTCTCCGTCCACATGATCTGGATGGCGGATGAGCCGATGCTGCCCGGACGTCAGTATCTGTTCAAGATCAACAACCGCACCATTGCCGGTGTTGTCACCGATCTGCGCAACAAGATTGATGTGAACACCCTCGAAGAGCGCCCCGGCAAGAATGTCGGCCTGAACGAAATCGCCGTCTGCAAGATCAACCTGCAGGCACCGATTGCATTTGATCCCTACAAGGACAACCGCCAGACAGGCAGCTTCATCATCATTGACCGCCAGACCAACGCAACCGTTGGCGCGGGCATGATCGACCACTCCCTGCGCCGCGCGGCCAATGTCGTCTGGCAGGATCTGGAAGTCGGCAAGAGCGAACGCGCTTCGATCAAGATGCAGAAGCCAGCGCTGCTGTGGTTCACCGGCCTGTCCGGTGCGGGCAAGTCGACCATTGCCAACCTCGTAGAAAAGCGTCTGCACGATATGGGTCGCCACACCTATATTCTGGACGGGGACAATGTGCGCCACGGCCTGAACAAGGACCTCGGCTTTACCGATGCTGATCGGGTTGAGAACATCCGCCGCGTTGCTGAAACCGCCAAGCTGATGGTGGAGTCTGGGCTGATCGTCCTTTCCGCCTTCATCTCGCCATTCCGCGATGAACGTCAGATGGCGCGCAATCTGTTCGAGGACGGCGAATTCATCGAGGTCCACGTCAACACGCCGCTCGACGTTGCCGAACAGCGTGATGTGAAGGGTCTCTACAAAAAGGCGCGCGCTGGTCAGATCAAGAATTTCACCGGTATCGACAGTGCCTATGAGCCGCCGATGAAGCCTGAGATCGTGATCAATACGGTGGACATGAGCGCCGCAGAAGCGGCCGAAACAATCGTGAAGGCCCTTGAAGACGGTGGCTACCTGACCGCCAACTAG
- a CDS encoding ribonuclease E/G yields the protein MTRTILLDDHPVLTRAALIDGDEVVRLAYHHPHRPHPLRGSLYRAKITDIDTRLNAAYADLSGPGGFLRRKGKLPPSGSTVLVEIRREPFGGKAAEISDTPVLRLPMATLGSDGEVRSGPLGDPSDGMAAKIGELWATAQSAPLGAADNVPPIIRLLTELAANGVDQIDVTSPRTRSLVQSFVGDRVSVDVVDAIGARTYMMDAEEDALRRQIDLPGGGRVIIDETEALTAIDLDLGGQGGQSVKGAADKLLTAALQALGHHARLADLGGQIVIDVPRGAISAPKIMRDRLTRTFRPLGRISVPAVTPEGLGVVIAPRPGPTLLERLTTPSGTGIRAGRVLADDVAAMAALHTLETALADSRTATLTLAVSPRLRHFVTKDAPALSQLRETYGPRLSVRVDEALEGEDIPYHVN from the coding sequence ATGACCCGCACGATCCTTCTCGATGATCATCCGGTGCTGACCCGTGCTGCATTGATTGACGGTGATGAGGTGGTGCGTCTTGCCTATCATCATCCGCATAGACCGCATCCGCTTCGCGGCAGCCTGTACCGCGCAAAAATCACTGACATCGATACACGTCTGAACGCGGCCTATGCTGATTTGTCAGGCCCGGGAGGCTTCCTGCGCCGCAAGGGCAAGCTGCCGCCCAGCGGTTCCACTGTTCTTGTGGAAATCCGTCGCGAGCCCTTTGGCGGCAAGGCTGCAGAGATTTCGGACACACCTGTTCTGCGCCTGCCCATGGCGACTCTCGGAAGCGATGGGGAGGTTCGGTCGGGCCCACTTGGCGATCCGAGTGATGGAATGGCTGCGAAGATTGGCGAGCTATGGGCGACGGCACAGTCTGCGCCCTTGGGCGCGGCTGATAATGTGCCGCCTATCATCCGGTTACTGACGGAGCTGGCCGCCAACGGTGTTGACCAGATTGACGTGACATCGCCGCGCACACGGTCGCTCGTGCAATCTTTTGTAGGCGACAGGGTGTCCGTTGACGTCGTGGATGCCATCGGCGCGCGCACCTACATGATGGATGCGGAAGAAGATGCGCTGCGCCGTCAGATTGACCTGCCCGGCGGTGGTCGCGTCATCATTGACGAAACCGAGGCGCTGACTGCCATCGATCTTGATCTGGGCGGGCAGGGGGGGCAGTCCGTGAAAGGCGCCGCCGACAAGTTGCTGACGGCAGCGCTTCAGGCCCTGGGGCATCATGCGCGCCTTGCCGATCTTGGCGGACAGATTGTGATTGATGTGCCGCGCGGTGCGATCAGTGCGCCGAAGATCATGCGCGATCGCCTGACGCGTACCTTCCGCCCCTTGGGGCGGATCAGCGTACCGGCTGTCACGCCGGAAGGTTTGGGGGTGGTGATCGCGCCGCGCCCTGGACCCACGCTTCTTGAACGCCTGACCACGCCCAGTGGCACAGGTATAAGGGCCGGACGGGTGCTGGCCGACGACGTTGCCGCGATGGCTGCCCTGCACACCCTGGAAACGGCGCTGGCCGACAGCCGGACCGCGACGCTGACCCTTGCGGTATCGCCTCGTCTTCGACACTTCGTTACAAAAGATGCCCCGGCGCTGTCACAATTGCGTGAGACTTATGGTCCGCGCCTGTCTGTTCGTGTCGATGAGGCTTTGGAAGGGGAGGATATTCCGTACCATGTCAACTGA
- the yacG gene encoding DNA gyrase inhibitor YacG: MSTDGPRCSLCGQPVAKEYKPFCSKRCADVDLNRWLSGTYVITAHDEEDDSLIPDATPPEDA; encoded by the coding sequence ATGTCAACTGATGGACCTCGCTGCTCTCTGTGCGGACAACCTGTCGCAAAGGAATACAAGCCGTTCTGCTCCAAGCGCTGCGCCGATGTCGACCTGAACCGTTGGCTGTCCGGCACCTACGTGATCACGGCCCATGACGAAGAAGACGACTCGCTCATTCCTGACGCTACCCCGCCTGAGGACGCGTAA
- a CDS encoding ATP-binding protein produces the protein MRLAPRSLPGQMAAILALALLVSQSLNFGLLLQSRQKLQDASDDVAIGRFVAIVERSNSPSILRERLTSDRRRSRWDDRLTVTTEPLALQYDQRKVTTRRLQAALRDAGMQSENAIVAEGIYQSRRRDRHSPMLVFSAPLSEQEWLNFSQPLRPEPPLPWAALVGQTLVIYFALLAGVLFFARRMTKSLSRLTDAAQRIMTPDAPPALTPEGPDDIRALTTAFEDMRARIRRLFEEKDVMLGAIGHDLRTPLTSLRIRVESVDNDRLREGMIKSVEELSMMLDDILSLARNGHVDGEVERFDVAHLIADVMSEMAQHTDRLTVHNTGGPCTADGFPVLLKRAVRNLIDNGLRHGEHVTVAARCEENFVIISVEDDGPGVPDEDLPRIREAFVRGEQSRNRQTGGAGLGLALVDGVTQAHGGTLELKNRAEGGFCAVIRLPAAADRT, from the coding sequence ATGAGGCTGGCCCCCCGATCTCTGCCCGGTCAGATGGCGGCTATTCTTGCGCTGGCCTTGCTCGTTTCCCAGAGCCTGAATTTCGGTCTTCTTCTTCAGTCGCGGCAGAAATTGCAGGACGCATCGGATGACGTGGCGATCGGCCGGTTCGTGGCCATTGTGGAGCGCAGCAATTCGCCAAGCATCCTCCGTGAACGGCTGACATCCGATCGGCGCCGATCCCGCTGGGACGATCGCCTCACGGTCACGACTGAGCCATTGGCCCTGCAATATGATCAGCGCAAAGTGACCACACGGCGATTGCAGGCTGCCTTGCGCGATGCCGGTATGCAGAGCGAGAATGCAATCGTGGCAGAAGGCATTTACCAGAGCCGACGCCGGGATCGACACTCGCCAATGCTGGTTTTTTCGGCGCCTCTGTCCGAGCAGGAATGGCTGAATTTCAGCCAGCCCCTGCGCCCCGAGCCGCCCTTGCCATGGGCCGCTCTGGTCGGACAGACGCTGGTCATCTATTTTGCCCTGCTGGCAGGGGTACTGTTCTTTGCACGGCGCATGACCAAATCTCTTTCGCGCCTGACCGATGCTGCGCAGCGCATCATGACACCGGATGCACCGCCGGCCCTGACTCCTGAAGGGCCTGACGATATTCGTGCGCTCACGACCGCTTTTGAGGATATGCGCGCACGCATTCGCCGCCTGTTCGAGGAAAAGGATGTCATGCTGGGTGCGATCGGTCACGATTTGCGAACCCCGCTGACATCGCTGCGCATTCGCGTCGAAAGCGTCGACAACGATCGCCTGCGTGAGGGAATGATCAAGTCCGTCGAAGAGCTCTCAATGATGCTCGATGATATCCTCAGCCTTGCGCGCAATGGACATGTTGACGGTGAAGTTGAGCGTTTTGACGTTGCCCATCTTATTGCCGACGTGATGTCGGAAATGGCCCAGCACACGGATCGTCTGACCGTCCATAACACCGGTGGCCCCTGTACCGCCGATGGTTTCCCTGTTCTGCTGAAGCGTGCTGTCCGTAATTTGATCGATAACGGGCTCCGTCACGGAGAGCACGTGACGGTTGCTGCACGGTGCGAAGAGAACTTCGTCATCATCAGTGTCGAAGATGATGGGCCCGGTGTCCCCGATGAGGATCTGCCGCGGATACGCGAAGCGTTTGTGCGCGGAGAGCAGTCGAGGAATCGTCAGACGGGTGGGGCCGGCCTGGGACTCGCGCTGGTCGATGGCGTCACGCAAGCCCATGGCGGCACGCTGGAACTGAAAAACCGCGCAGAAGGGGGCTTCTGCGCGGTCATTCGGCTACCTGCGGCAGCGGACCGGACCTAG
- a CDS encoding Maf family protein: protein MAEVHETAPRLVLASASPRRLQLLAQIGIVPDAVEPADIDETELKGELARDLAIRLACGKGEVVAARHPGAVVLSADTVVAVGRRILPKTETVDEAKECLELMSGRSHRVYTGVACTFADGAMRSRVVETRVKIKRLAATELDAYLASGEWKGKAGGYGIQGAFSAFIIQIIGSYTGVVGLPLYETAGLLTAALRRPLAFKDPS, encoded by the coding sequence ATGGCAGAAGTGCACGAGACCGCGCCCCGACTGGTTTTGGCGAGCGCGTCGCCTCGGCGTCTGCAACTGCTTGCGCAGATCGGCATTGTGCCCGACGCGGTTGAACCTGCCGATATCGACGAGACCGAACTGAAGGGCGAGCTGGCTCGTGATCTTGCGATCCGGCTGGCCTGCGGCAAGGGCGAGGTCGTCGCCGCGCGGCATCCCGGCGCCGTGGTTCTGTCCGCAGATACGGTGGTCGCTGTCGGACGGCGTATCCTGCCCAAGACCGAGACGGTCGACGAAGCGAAAGAGTGTCTTGAATTGATGTCCGGTCGCTCGCACCGAGTCTACACCGGCGTCGCCTGTACCTTTGCCGATGGCGCCATGCGGTCGCGAGTCGTGGAGACGCGGGTCAAGATCAAGCGCCTCGCCGCGACGGAACTGGACGCTTATCTCGCCAGCGGCGAATGGAAGGGCAAAGCGGGCGGCTACGGCATTCAGGGCGCTTTCTCCGCGTTCATTATCCAGATTATCGGCAGCTATACCGGCGTCGTGGGCCTGCCTCTCTATGAAACGGCAGGTCTCCTGACCGCAGCGCTTCGCCGTCCCCTCGCTTTCAAGGACCCTTCATGA
- the cysD gene encoding sulfate adenylyltransferase subunit CysD: MPQTHLDRLEAESIHIMREVAAECENPVMLYSVGKDSSVMLHLALKAFYPSKPPFPLMHVDTTWKFRDMITFRDETAKKLGLELIVHINEEGVREGVGPFTHGSGYHTDTMKTAALKQALDKHGFDAAFGGARRDEEKSRAKERIFSFRAPGHRWDPKNQRPELWSIYNTRIHKGETMRVFPLSNWTELDIWQYIFRENIEIPQLYFSAVRPVVEQDGQLIMVDDDRMPLNGREPMMKSVRFRTLGCYPLTGAVESTASTLPEIIQETLLSTSSERQGRVIDHDQAASMEKKKTEGYF, from the coding sequence ATGCCCCAGACCCACCTCGATCGCCTGGAGGCCGAAAGCATCCACATCATGCGGGAGGTTGCCGCCGAGTGCGAAAACCCCGTGATGCTGTATTCCGTCGGTAAAGACTCCTCGGTCATGCTGCATCTAGCACTCAAGGCTTTCTATCCTTCTAAGCCACCTTTCCCGCTAATGCATGTGGATACGACGTGGAAATTCCGCGACATGATCACCTTCCGTGACGAGACGGCGAAAAAGCTGGGTCTCGAGCTGATCGTGCACATCAACGAAGAAGGGGTGCGCGAAGGCGTTGGCCCGTTCACCCATGGCAGCGGCTATCACACCGACACCATGAAGACCGCAGCGCTCAAACAGGCCCTGGACAAGCACGGCTTTGACGCGGCCTTTGGCGGTGCACGCCGGGACGAAGAGAAATCCCGCGCCAAGGAACGGATTTTCTCCTTCCGTGCGCCAGGCCACCGCTGGGACCCCAAGAACCAGCGCCCCGAACTATGGAGCATCTACAATACGCGCATCCACAAGGGTGAGACGATGCGGGTCTTCCCGCTGTCCAACTGGACCGAGCTGGATATCTGGCAGTACATTTTCCGCGAGAATATCGAGATCCCGCAGCTTTATTTCTCGGCTGTCCGTCCGGTTGTTGAACAGGATGGTCAGTTGATCATGGTCGATGACGACCGCATGCCGCTCAACGGGCGTGAACCGATGATGAAGTCAGTGCGGTTCCGGACGCTGGGCTGCTACCCGCTGACGGGCGCCGTCGAGAGCACGGCCTCCACTCTGCCCGAGATCATTCAGGAAACACTCCTCTCTACAAGTTCGGAGCGCCAAGGCCGCGTGATTGACCACGACCAGGCCGCCTCCATGGAGAAGAAGAAAACGGAAGGGTATTTCTAA
- a CDS encoding DUF2141 domain-containing protein, whose amino-acid sequence MAKGLKSIVAAVSVGALLAGSAWAGDVVVHLKGGKAEGTLYVVLYDEATYNTDDNVDSQITENFEGGDVTVTFKDVEPGTYAFTAWHDLDADGDFDMNQYGMPIDGFAARAGTSLMGPPTWTNQKFEVSEDTVEMTEPLIYMAQ is encoded by the coding sequence ATGGCGAAGGGTTTGAAATCTATTGTTGCTGCCGTGTCGGTGGGCGCGTTGCTGGCCGGGTCCGCCTGGGCGGGTGATGTGGTCGTGCACCTTAAAGGCGGCAAAGCCGAAGGTACCCTGTATGTCGTCCTTTATGATGAGGCGACCTACAACACGGACGACAACGTCGATTCCCAGATCACGGAAAATTTCGAAGGCGGCGACGTGACGGTCACCTTCAAGGACGTGGAACCCGGCACTTATGCCTTTACGGCCTGGCATGATCTGGACGCTGATGGTGACTTCGACATGAACCAGTATGGCATGCCGATTGACGGTTTTGCCGCTCGGGCCGGAACCTCACTGATGGGCCCACCGACATGGACCAATCAGAAATTTGAGGTCAGCGAAGACACGGTCGAGATGACCGAGCCCCTGATCTATATGGCGCAATAG
- the hisD gene encoding histidinol dehydrogenase, with protein sequence MVRRLKDSDATFGENFAELLTLKREASADVGATVAALIAEVRADGDEALYRLTEKFDRFDARARGLVITQDEVDAAVEACDPASLDALKLAADRIEAYHERQLPSDEWYTDDAGVSLGWRWTPIDAVGLYVPGGRAAYPSSVLMNAIPARVAGAERLVMVVPTPDDVLNPLVLAAARLAGITEIYRIGGAQAVAALAYGTATIAKVDKIVGPGNAWVAAAKRLVFGQVGIDSIAGPSEILVVADGQNDPDWIAADLLSQAEHDPSSQSVLITDDADFADRVDRAVDAHIARSPRGEITRAAWDYNSAIIVCKDFESAMPLVNRLAAEHLELAVDEPEELLPMIRHAGAIFLGRYTPEAIGDYVAGPDHVLPTAQAARFSSGLSTLDFMKRTSLLSCSPEAVRAVGPAAVRLAEEEGLWAHAQSVAYRLK encoded by the coding sequence ATGGTTCGTAGGCTGAAAGACAGCGACGCGACGTTCGGCGAGAACTTCGCAGAGCTTTTGACCCTCAAGCGTGAAGCGTCCGCCGATGTCGGGGCGACTGTTGCTGCGCTGATTGCCGAGGTGCGTGCCGACGGTGATGAAGCGCTCTACCGCTTGACGGAAAAGTTTGACCGGTTCGATGCGCGCGCCCGCGGCCTTGTCATCACACAGGATGAAGTCGATGCGGCCGTAGAGGCCTGCGACCCGGCCTCGCTTGACGCGCTGAAGCTCGCGGCAGACCGGATCGAGGCGTATCATGAGCGCCAATTGCCGTCCGATGAGTGGTACACCGATGATGCGGGCGTCTCGTTGGGGTGGCGCTGGACTCCGATTGACGCCGTTGGTCTCTATGTGCCGGGCGGACGTGCCGCTTATCCGTCCAGCGTGCTGATGAATGCCATCCCCGCGCGGGTCGCCGGAGCGGAGCGCCTTGTCATGGTGGTGCCGACGCCGGACGATGTTCTCAATCCGCTCGTGCTGGCCGCTGCCAGGCTGGCGGGTATCACCGAGATCTATCGGATTGGCGGGGCCCAGGCCGTGGCGGCGCTGGCCTATGGCACGGCAACCATTGCGAAAGTCGACAAGATCGTTGGTCCCGGGAATGCGTGGGTCGCTGCGGCAAAACGCCTGGTCTTTGGCCAGGTCGGCATCGATTCAATCGCCGGACCGTCTGAAATTCTGGTTGTTGCCGATGGTCAGAACGATCCTGACTGGATCGCCGCTGACCTTCTCAGCCAGGCCGAGCATGACCCGTCATCGCAGAGTGTTCTGATCACGGATGATGCTGATTTTGCTGATCGCGTCGACCGCGCCGTTGACGCCCACATCGCGCGCAGCCCACGCGGCGAAATCACGCGCGCGGCCTGGGACTATAACTCGGCAATCATTGTGTGCAAGGATTTCGAATCGGCGATGCCACTGGTTAATCGTCTGGCAGCTGAGCATCTTGAGCTCGCCGTTGACGAGCCAGAAGAACTCCTGCCGATGATCCGGCATGCGGGGGCGATCTTCTTGGGGCGGTACACGCCGGAAGCGATTGGGGACTACGTCGCGGGTCCGGATCACGTGTTGCCGACGGCGCAAGCGGCCCGCTTCTCGTCCGGTCTTTCGACATTGGACTTCATGAAGCGGACCAGCCTTCTGTCCTGCTCACCTGAAGCAGTAAGGGCCGTTGGCCCCGCCGCCGTCCGGTTGGCAGAGGAAGAGGGCCTGTGGGCGCACGCACAATCGGTGGCCTACAGACTGAAATAG
- a CDS encoding response regulator, translating to MRAAEDTHVLVVDDEPSIREPLVDYLAMNGYRVSGAPTAQAARDVIAADPVHIVLLDIMMPGEDGLSLTRSIRADGSLPIILLTAKAEDTDRIIGLEMGADDYVVKPFNPRELLARIKAVMRRASTTNETTSPSGTIQFDRFILDPEGRTLTTDDGEDIPLTGGEYALLMVLIERAGRVLNRDQLLDLTQGREAGVFDRSIDNQISRLRKKIEDDPKAPAIIKTVRGGGYVLSAKVIKG from the coding sequence ATGCGGGCAGCGGAGGACACCCATGTGCTGGTTGTCGATGATGAGCCATCGATCCGTGAACCGCTCGTCGACTATCTGGCGATGAACGGCTACCGCGTCAGTGGGGCTCCGACGGCCCAGGCTGCGCGCGATGTCATCGCTGCCGATCCCGTGCATATCGTCCTTCTCGATATCATGATGCCTGGCGAAGACGGCTTGAGTCTCACCAGGTCCATCCGCGCCGATGGCAGTCTTCCGATTATTCTCTTAACGGCCAAGGCGGAAGATACGGACCGCATCATCGGGCTTGAGATGGGGGCAGACGATTACGTCGTGAAGCCCTTCAATCCTCGTGAACTGCTGGCCCGGATCAAAGCAGTCATGCGGCGGGCATCAACGACGAATGAGACGACCAGCCCCAGTGGCACCATACAGTTTGACCGGTTTATCCTCGATCCTGAAGGGCGTACGCTGACCACCGATGACGGTGAGGATATTCCACTGACCGGCGGTGAGTACGCCCTTCTGATGGTACTGATTGAGCGGGCCGGGCGGGTCCTGAACCGTGATCAGCTTCTTGACCTGACGCAAGGACGTGAAGCCGGCGTTTTCGACCGCAGCATCGACAACCAGATCAGCCGTCTGCGTAAGAAAATTGAAGATGACCCCAAGGCGCCAGCGATCATCAAGACCGTGCGTGGCGGCGGCTATGTTCTGTCTGCCAAGGTCATCAAGGGATGA
- a CDS encoding UPF0262 family protein: MADHRLVKIDIDDASLVSTSSIIDHERKVAMFDLLQGNEFAPVGIDHGGPYALTLSQRDGRLIFDIATEEGETLAAHHLSMSPMRRMIKDYFMLCESYYDTVSSAQPEKLETIDMARRAVHNEAAELTRSRLEGKIEVDFDTARRLFSLICSIAMRASHRGSH, from the coding sequence ATGGCTGATCACCGCCTCGTGAAAATTGACATCGATGATGCGTCGCTGGTTTCGACCAGCAGCATCATCGATCATGAGCGGAAGGTGGCCATGTTCGATCTGCTGCAGGGCAACGAGTTTGCGCCTGTCGGCATCGACCATGGTGGTCCCTATGCCCTGACCCTCAGCCAGCGGGACGGGCGATTGATTTTCGACATTGCGACGGAAGAGGGGGAGACTCTGGCCGCCCATCATCTGTCGATGTCGCCCATGCGCCGGATGATCAAAGACTATTTCATGCTGTGCGAGAGCTATTACGACACGGTGTCGTCGGCCCAGCCTGAAAAGCTCGAGACGATCGATATGGCTCGCCGCGCCGTTCATAATGAAGCCGCAGAGCTGACCAGAAGCCGCCTTGAAGGAAAGATCGAGGTCGATTTCGACACGGCACGGCGACTTTTCTCTCTTATCTGTTCCATCGCCATGCGCGCCAGCCATCGCGGCAGTCACTGA